CGAACGCGAACCAACCCTTTCCCTGCGTCTCGAATTCGGTGGCGGAGACCACGAGATCTTCGGTGTGGGCCTTGCCGTCGGCGATGGCCGCCGATCCTTTCATCTGCTTGAACTCGGTGTCTTTCGCGCTGAAGATCGCCGGATATTTCTTTCGGATGTCGGCCGGGACGATATTGACCCCGCCGGGAATATTGGACATCACGCTCTCCGCCAGATTCACGTCCAGCAGCGCGCCGTTGACGACCTCCGCTTTTCCCTGCCCCTTGAGCGTTTTCTGGATCGCGCTCCATTCCTTGCCCGAGCCCGTGACATCGAGGTCCATGTCGATGAGCCCGCGAAGATTCTGCGGCGCGGTCGGGACGAAGGCGCGAAAAATTTGCGTCAAGTCCATCGCCTTGACGTTCGCGACGGCGGCGAAGCGCGGTGTCGTCTCGCGCATGTCGTAGCGGCCCTTGGCCTTGAGCGCGCCGCCGAAGGCGCCGAGGCTCAGGCTTTCGATCGTCGCCACTTTGTCGGCCAAAGACGTCGCGGTGTTCAGGTTCGTGTAGTCGCCGTCCGCGATCGTCCCGCTTGCGGAGGTAAAGATGGCGCGCGCGGTGACGGCGCCGTCTTTCGCGAGCACGGTTCCTTCGCCTTTGAGATCCTTAACGACTTCCGGTTTTTTCCGATCCGATGCCTTGCCTTTGAGATCGGCCAGGTTGAGCTCGGGTGAAGCGACGCGGTAGCTCAAGTTGAGCGGCGCGAAGCTTGCGACTTTCGCCGCGAGTCGGACTTGCGAGCCGCCGATGCGGAAGCCGGTTTCCGGCAGCTCGGCGGTTTTCCGAGTAAAGCTGACCTTGGCGTTCAGGTCCGTGATCGGCTGCGCCGGCTCGGGCAGCCGCGCGCTGACGCCGTTCAAGCTCAGCGTGCCGTAGATCTCAGGGAAAACTTCTTTGCCCAATCGGCCCGAGAAGCGGCTCTTGGCGCCGGCGCTGCCGGAGAGAGCGAGGCCTTTGGGAAGCTTGTGGCCGAATCCTTCAAGTATCTTCTCAAGATCGGCGAGTGCGATCGAATCGAGATCCAGGTTGCCCTCGACGGGCAAGTTGCTGAAATCGGCTTTCGGTCCCACGGGGCCCACGCGTCCCTTCAGTTTGAGGTTCTGTTTGGCGGCGCCGAAGACGGCGGCTTCCAGCTCGACGTCGATGGGACGGTGGAGGCTCGCGTCCTTGATCTTGAAGTCGAGACGGGTGGCGCG
This genomic window from Candidatus Binatia bacterium contains:
- a CDS encoding AsmA family protein: MRKWILIPGVVLLVLIVVPALALVNLNSLINRNKDYLLARAEEALGRKVAVGEIGVTLWGGIGVRLKQFSLADDPSFAEESFVRAADLQVNMKLLPLLRKELQVSKVILHRPVINVIRDGEGRFNFSTIGGHGEKKGKEAKKEKEKKERREERAAAPPLLVSLVDIDDGEIRYRDIGRGGIDFRATRLDFKIKDASLHRPIDVELEAAVFGAAKQNLKLKGRVGPVGPKADFSNLPVEGNLDLDSIALADLEKILEGFGHKLPKGLALSGSAGAKSRFSGRLGKEVFPEIYGTLSLNGVSARLPEPAQPITDLNAKVSFTRKTAELPETGFRIGGSQVRLAAKVASFAPLNLSYRVASPELNLADLKGKASDRKKPEVVKDLKGEGTVLAKDGAVTARAIFTSASGTIADGDYTNLNTATSLADKVATIESLSLGAFGGALKAKGRYDMRETTPRFAAVANVKAMDLTQIFRAFVPTAPQNLRGLIDMDLDVTGSGKEWSAIQKTLKGQGKAEVVNGALLDVNLAESVMSNIPGGVNIVPADIRKKYPAIFSAKDTEFKQMKGSAAIADGKAHTEDLVVSATEFETQGKGWFAFDRKVDFRALLFFSQQLSQDIISKAREAKGLANEQGRIEIPFTLSGKLPGAKPKPDMGYIARAMQKGFMERGMESFTRKKSGKQGSETSSADGESSSDSKRKKKRSPQEEIFRGLEQLFGK